A part of Falco naumanni isolate bFalNau1 chromosome 19, bFalNau1.pat, whole genome shotgun sequence genomic DNA contains:
- the LOC121099439 gene encoding prolactin-releasing peptide receptor-like has protein sequence MEGDGANTTVYKLALQNHSNASAQFTGVQLIQSFKPLIIPCYALVVLVGIFGNYLLLYVICKTKKMHNVTNFFIGNLAFSDMLMCATCVPFTLAYAFNPQGWVFGKFLCYFVFLMQPMTVYVSVFTLMAIAVDRYYATVHPLKKRISVTSCISVVGGIWLLSCVLVAPAIAHTYHVEFRQEGFAICEEFWMEKETQRLAYAYGTLIVTYILPLSAVSLSYICISVKLRNRVVPGHPTQSQAEFDRLRKRKIFRLIVLVVAAFGVCWLPIHVFNIIRDIDINLINKHYFLLIQLLCHWFAMSSSCCNPFLYAWLHDRFRGELRKMFACKRKIIPAKNCGAVGGML, from the exons ATGGAGGGGGACGGGGCCAACACCACTGTCTACAAGCTTGCCCTGCAGAACCACTCCAATGCCAGCGCGCAGTTCACCGGGGTGCAGCTCATCCAGTCCTTCAAACCCCTCATCATCCCCTGCTACGCCCTGGTTGTCCTCGTTGGCATCTTCGGCAACTACCTGCTCCTCTATGTCATCTGCAAGACCAAGAAGATGCACAACGTCACCAACTTCTTCATCGGGAACCTGGCTTTCTCTGACATGCTGATGTGTGCTACGTGCGTGCCTTTCACCCTGGCCTATGCCTTCAACCCccagggttgggtttttgggAAGTTTTTGTGCTACTTTGTCTTCTTGATGCAGCCCATGACAGTTTATGTCTCCGTCTTCACACTCATGGCCATCGCAGTGGACAG GTACTACGCCACTGTGCACCCCCTGAAGAAGCGCATCTCAGTCACCAGCTGCATCTCTGTGGTGGGGGGCATCTGGCTGCTGTCCTGCGTGCTGGTGGCCCCCGCCATCGCCCACACCTACCACGTGGAGTTTCGGCAGGAGGGCTTCGCCATCTGCGAGGAGTTCTGGATGGAGAAGGAGACGCAGCGCCTGGCCTATGCCTACGGCACCCTGATCGTCACCTACATCCTGCCCCTCTCTGCCGTCTCCCTCTCCTACATCTGCATCTCAGTGAAGCTGAGGAACCGGGTGGTCCCTGGCCACCCCACGCAGAGCCAAGCCGAGTTTGACCgtctgaggaaaagaaagatcttCCGCCTCATTGTGCTGGTGGTGGCGGCCTTCGGGGTCTGCTGGCTCCCCATCCACGTCTTCAACATCATCCGAGACATCGACATCAACCTCATCAACAAGCACTACTTCCTCCTcatccagctgctctgccactgGTTTGCCATGAGCTCCTCATGCTGCAACCCCTTCCTCTACGCCTGGCTGCACGACCGCTTCCGCGGGGAGCTCCGAAAGATGTTTGCCTGCAAGAGGAAAATCATCCCTGCCAAGAACTGTGGGGCTGTTGGTGGCATGCTCTGA